CGCCGGTGGCGTTCACCACTTGGCGGGCGAAGACGTCGAATTCCCGCCCCGATTCGGTGTCCTTGACCCGGGCGCCAACCACACGCTCGCCTTCGCGCAGGAAGTCCACCACGGAGACCCGGTTGGCCACCACGGCGCCGTAGTGCGACGCGGTGCGGGCCATGTTGGCGACGTACCGGGCGTCGTCGACCTGGGCGTCGTAGTAGCGGATGGAGCCGATCATGGCGTCATCCTTGAGGCTGGGCGCGGCCCGCAGCGTTGCCTTTTTGGTGAGGTGCTTGTGCCTGGGCACGCCGCGGGAGTTACCCGAGGTCAGGCCCATGGTGTCGTAGAGCATGATGCCGGCGCCCACGTAGGGGCGCTCGTAGAAGCGGTGGGTCAGCGGGTACAGGAACGGCACCGGCCGCACCAGGTGCGGGGCGATCCGCTGGATGAGCAGGCCGCGTTCCTTCAGGGCTTCGGAGACCAGCGCGAAGTCCAGCATCTCCAGGTAGCGCAGCCCGCCGTGGATGAGTTTGGAGGAGCGCGACGACGTGCCGGAGGCCCAGTCCCGGGCCTCCACCATGCCGACCTTCAGCCCTCGGGTCACTGCGTCCAGCGCGGCACCGGCGCCGACCACGCCGCCGCCGACGATCAGGATATCCAGTTCACCGCCGGGCTCCGCAGTGGAACGCAGTGCGGCCAGGGCGTCCTCCCGGTTGTCCGGGCTGAGTGCATCTTTGCTCATAGTCAAGATTTCCTCTCTGGATCCTGCCCCCGCTGCGCTCCCCTGCAGCTGCTCCCTGCAACTCTAGGCAACTACATGTTGGATAGGTAGGGAGAAACCAAGACCTCGATGCGCTGGAACGCTTTCACATCCGAATATCCGGTGGTGGCCATGGCGCGGCGGAGGGCACCCATCAGGTTGGACGTGCCGTTGGTGTGGTGCGAGGGTCCCCAGAGGACTTCCTGCAGCGGTCCCACGGTGTCCAGCCGGACCCGGTCGCCGCGCGGAAGCTCGCTGTGGTGGGCCTCCTGGCCCCAGTGCCATCCCTGGCCCGGTGCTTCCTCGGCGCGGGCCAGCGCGGAACCGAGCATCACGGCGTCGGCCCCCATGGCAATGGCCTTGACGATGTCGCCGCTGGTGCCCATGCCGCCGTCGGCGATCACGTGCACGTAGCGTCCGCCGGACTCGTCCATGTAGTCCCGGCGCGCTTCGGCAATGTCAGCAATGGCGGTCGCCATCGGAGCATGGATGCCCAGCGCGCGCCGGGTGGTGGTGGTCGCTCCCCCGCCGAAGCCCACCAGGACACCCGCGGCGCCGGTGCGCATCAGGTGCAGCGCCGGGGTGTAGCCGGCGGCGCCGCCCACAATGACCGGAACGTCCAGTTCGTAGATGAACTGCTTGAGGTTCAGCGGCTCGACCGTCTTGGAGACATGCTCTGCCGATACGGTGGTGCCGCGGATGACGAAGATGTCCACGCCGGCAGCCAGGACGGTCTTGTAGAACTCCTGGGTGCGCTGCGGCGTCAGCGATCCGGCGACGGTGACGCCGGCTTCCCGGACCTCGGCCAGGCGCGAAGTGATCAGTTCAGCCTGGATGGGCGCTTCGTAGATTTCCTGCAGCCGGCGGGTCGCTGCGGGGTTGAAGTTGTCTTCGCTCAGGACCGCGATCTCATCCAGCAGCGGCTGCGGATCCTCGTAGCGGGTCCACAGTCCCTCCAGGTTCAGCACGCCCAGTCCGCCCAACCGCCCCATGGCGATGGCGGTGGCCGGTGACATCACCGAATCCATCGGCGCGCCCATCACCGGCATGTCAAACTCATAGGCATCTATCTGCCAGCTGATTGAAACGTCCTGCGGGTCCCGGGTACGCCGGGACGGCACAATCGCCACATCATCGAGGGAGTAGGCTCGGCGCCCACGCTTGCCACGGCCAATTTCAATCTCGTTACTCACACCCCTAGGTTATCCCAGTGCGCGTCGTCGGCCCGAAAGCGCCCGGTATTGGTGCCGGCGGGGCGGGTTTCGGGCGGGGGTTCCGGCGGGTTTTGGGCGGTTCGGGCGGCACATGGGCGCGGTGCCCCGAACCCCGGCGGCCCAGGGCCCTAAACCCCGAAGGGCAGCCGCTGCGTGGTGCGCAGCGGCTGCCCTTCGACGAGAACCGGGTGTTTAGCGGCGGGTGCCGTAGTTCGGCGCCTCGGCGGTCATCATGATGTCGTGCGGATGGGATTCCTTCAGTCCGGCCGGAGTGATCCGGACAAACTTTCCCTTCTGCTTCAGTTCCGCGATGGTGCGTGCACCGGTGTAGAACATGGTCTGGCGCAGTCCGCCCACCAGCTGGTGGGCGACGGCGGACAGCGGGCCGCGGTACGGCACCTGGCCTTCGATGCCCTCCGGAATCAGCTTTTCGTCGGAGGGCACATCCGCCTGGAAGTAGCGGTCCTTGGAATAGGAGGTGTTCTTGCCCCGGCTCTGCATGGCCCCCAGGGAGCCCATGCCGCGGTAGGACTTGAACTGCTTGCCGTTGACGAACACCAGGTCGCCCGGGCTCTCCGCGGCACCGGCGAGCAGGCCGCCGAGCATCACGGTGTCGGCGCCGGCCACAATGGCCTTGCCGATGTCGCCGGAGTACTGCAGGCCGCCGTCGGCGATCAGCGGCACACCGGCCGGGATGGCGGCCTTGGAGGCCTCGTAGATGGCGGTGATCTGGGGGACGCCGACGCCGGCAACGACGCGGGTGGTGCAGATCGAGCCCGGACCGACGCCGACCTTGATCGCATCGGCACCGGCATCGATGAGGGCCTGCGCGCCTTCGCGGGTGGCGGCCTGGCCGCCGATGATGTCCACGTGCGCGACTGCCGGATCCTTCTTCAGGCGGGCGATCATTTCCAGCACGCCGGCACTGTGACCGTTGGCGGTGTCGACGACAAGGAGGTCGACGCCGGCCTCGACCAGGGTCATGGCGCGCTCGTAGCCGTCGCCGAAGAAACCGATGGCGGCTCCGACGCGCAGCCGGCCTTCCTCGTCCTTGGTGGCGAGCGGGTACTGCTCGGCCTTGTCGAAGTCCTTGACCGTGATCAGGCCCTGCAGGCGGCCGTCGTCGTCAACCAGGGGAAGCTTCTCGATGCGGTGCTTGCCCAGCAGTTCAACGGTTTCCTCGGCGCTGATCCCAACCCGGCCGGTGATCAGCGGCATCCGGGTCATGACCTCCTTGACCAGGCGGCGGGGGTAATCGGCGCGCGGGATGAAGCGGGTGTCGCGGTTGGTCACGATGCCGAGCAGCTTGTTGTCCTCGTCCACGACCGGCAGGCCGGAAACGCGGAAATGGGCGCACAGATCGTCCAGTTCCAGCAGGGTGGCGTCCGGGGCGATGGTGACCGGATTGGTGATCATGCCGGACTCGCTGCGCTTGACGCGGTCCACATGCTCGGCCTGGTCCGGGATCGAGAGGTTGCGGTGGATCACGCCGAGGCCGCCCTGGCGTGCCATGGCGATCGCCATGCGGGATTCCGTCACCGTGTCCATGGCCGCGGAGAGCAGCGGCGTGTGCACAGTGATCCGCTTGGACAGGCGCGAAGACGTGTCCGCCTCGGACGGGATGACGTCCGTGGGGCCGGGCAGCAGCAGGACGTCGTCGTACGTCAGGCCAATGAAGCCGAACGGGTCATGCTCTGGGGACTGCTGGCTCAAAACTACGCCTCTTTCGCGAAGGACCGGAGGGATGGAGGGAAAACCGGAAAGGGACCGGTTGGCTCACCTACATCCTAAAACGAAAGACCGCCCGTCCCTATTCCAAAACCTTACGGGTGGCATCGGTCACAGCCCTTCCTTCCCGGCCCGCCGAGAGCGGGATTCGACCGTGCCTTCCCCCGTGCCCTCCCCCGTGCCTTCCCCCGGGGCGGCACGTCCGCCGTCGTCCCCGGCGGCGGGGCCGAAACGAAAAAAGCCCCGGTGCCGCAGCGGAATTCCGCTGCGGCACCGGGGCTCCAACCGTTACTTAGTGCTGGTGTCCGTGATCTTCTTCGTCGTCGGCCGGCTTCTCCACCACGAGGGCTTCAGTGGTGAGAACCAGTGCCGCGATGGACGCGGCATTGCGCAGCGCCGAGCGCGTGACCTTGACCGGGTCAATGATGCCGGCCTCGATCAGGTTCTCGTACACGCCGGTTGCGGCGTTGAAGCCGTTGTTGACCTCCAGGTCGGTGACCTTGGCGACAACAACCATGCCTTCGGCGCCGGCGTTCTCGGCGATCCAGCGCAGCGGCTGCGCCAGGGCGCGGCGGACGAGGCCCACAGCGGTGGCGGCGTCGCCTTCGAGCTTAACAACCTCGGGATCGGTGTCCAGGGCCTTGGCTGCGTGGACCAGTGCGGAACCGCCGCCGGCCACGATGCCCTCTTCCAGGGCTGCACGCGTCGAGGACACTGCGTCTTCGATGCGGTGCTTCTTTTCCTTCAGCTCAACCTCGGTGGCTGCACCGACCTTGATGACGCCAATGCCGCCGGAGAGCTTGGCCAGGCGTTCCTGCAGCTTCTCGCGGTCCCAGTCGGAATCCGTGCGCTCAATTTCGGCGCGGATCTGGGCAACGCGGTCCGCCACGTCGGATTCCGAACCGGAACCGTCAACGATGGTGGTGTTGTCCTTGGTGACCGTGATGCGGCGGGCGGAGCCCAGCACCTCGAGGCCAACCTGGTCCAGCTTCAGGCCCAGGTCGGGCGAGACAACCTGCGCACCCGTAAGGGTGGCGATGTCCTGCATCATGGCCTTGCGGCGGTCGCCGAAGCCGGGAGCCTTGACGGCCACGACGTTCAGCGTTCCGCGGATCTTATTGACCACCAGGGTGGACAGGGCTTCGCCCTCAATGTCCTCGGCGATGATGAACAGCGGCTTGGAGGTTCCCAGCGCCTTTTCCAGCAGCGGCAGGAACTCGGCGACGGAGGAGATCTTGCCGGAGTTGATCAGGATCAGCGCGTCCTCGAGGACGGCTTCCTGGCGCTCGGCGTCGGTCACGAAGTACGGGGACAGGTAGCCCTTGTCGAACTGCATGCCTTCGGTGATGACCAGTTCGGTCTGCGTCGAGGACGATTCCTCGATGGTGATGACGCCGTCCTTGCCGACGGTGTCGAAAGCCTTGGCCAGCAGTTCGCCGATCTCCATGCTCTGCGCGGAGATGGCAGCGACGTGCGCAACCTGGTTGCCTTCAACTTCCTTGGCGTTTTCCAGCAGCCGTGCGGCAACTGCCTCCACGGCGATTTCCATGCCGCGCTTGAGCTGGCCCGGAGCTGCGCCGGCAGCAACGTTGCGCAGGCCTTCCTTGACCAGTGCCTGCGCCAGGACGGTTGCCGTGGTGGTGCCGTCGCCGGCAACATCGTTGGTCTTGGTGGCTACTTCCTTGGCCAGCTGGGCGCCGAGGTTTTCGTAGGGGTCATCCAGCTCCACCTCGCGGGCGATGGTCACGCCGTCGTTGGTGATGGTGGGAGCGCCCCAGGTCTTGGCGAGCACTACGTTGCGGCCGCGCGGGCCGAGGGTCACCTTGACGGTGTTGGCCAGCTTGTCGACGCCGGCCTCCAGCGAGCGGCGGGCGGAGTCGTTGAACTCCAATTGCTTTGCCATGTGTGTGTCCTTTCCGACAGCTACATCTGCACCTGCATCAGAAAACCCCGGCCAGATTGGCCGGGGTCTTCCTTTTTCAACTACTTAACGACGATGGCCAGTACGTCGCGGGCGGACAGCACCAGGTATTCCTGGCCGCCGTGCTTGACTTCAGTTCCGCCGTACTTGGAGTAGATGACGACGTCGCCTTCGGAAACATCCACGGGAACGCGGTTGCCGTTGTCGTCAACGCGGCCGGGGCCTACTGCGACAACTTCGCCCTCCTGGGGCTTTTCCTTGGCGGTGTCCGGGATGACGAGGCCGGAAGCAGTGGTCTGCTCGGCTTCGAGGGGGCGGACAACAATACGATCCTCAAGGGGCTTAATCGAGACCGACACTCGGGCTCTCCTTTGCGTAGTTACTAACGGATGTGGACCGTCGGTAGGCGCTGGCCGTCGTCGCGGTGCCGGATGGCGCTTCCCTCAGGAATTAGCACCCTCACTGGGAGAGTGCTGGTTCCTAACTTATGCAACGGTTAGCACTCGGTCAAGGCGAGTGCCAATATTGGCTCCGGCTACCCGGGTGCCGGGAGGCGATATAACGAAATGTGCTGCGCTTAACTTGCCTTAGCCTTACCTAACAGATAGTTTTCAGGGGCGCGCATTGATTAGCAAACACTTCTGTGTCCTATTGGCATTTTTTCCGTTTCCGGTTGCGGGGTTTTCTCCGCCGCGCGGACCCGGACCCAAGCAGCTGGAGCCCATTACTGTGAAAAACACCCTCAAGTCCCGCATCGTCGCGGGCACCGCGCTGGCCTCTCTCCTCGCGCTGAGCGCCTGCGGAGCCGAGACGGCCGCCACCGCCGAAGAAGCTCCCGAGCCGACCAACGTCACCGTTGAGCATGCCCAGGGAACCACTGAAGTTCCGGTGAACCCGGAAACCGTCTACACCTTCGACCTGGGTGCCCTCGACACGATGGATGCCCTCGACGTTGATGTCGACGGCGTTCCGGCAGCCAACTTCCCCGACAGCCTCTCCAAGTTCGCCGGTGATGATTACACGAAGATCGGCTCCATGAAGGAACCGGATTTCGAAGCCATCAGCGAAGGCGCACCGGACCTGATCATCATCTCGGGCCGTGTTGCTGCCTCCTATGAGGAACTGAGCAAGATTGCGCCCACCATCGACCTGAGCGTTGATGCGGCTGATCCGATGGCTTCCTTCAAGGAAGCAACGGGTACGCTGGGCCGGATCTTCGACAAGGAAGAAGCCGCTGACGAGAAGCTCGCCGCCATCGACAAGCGGATCGAAGAGACCAAAACCGCTGCAGCTGACGCAGGAACCGGCCTGGTCGTCATGACCAGCGGCGGCGAAATGACTGCTTACGGCGCCGGCTCCCGCTTCGGCATCATCCACGACGTCCTCGGCGTGACTCCGGTCGCGGAGATCAAGTCCGAAGGCAAGCACGGCGAGTCCGTCACCGCCGAATACATCGCCACCAAGAACCCCGACAACCTGTTCGTCATCGACCGCGACACTGCAGTCGGCGAAAGCGGCGAGGCAGCTGTTGCCGTGCTGGACAACGAACTGGTCAACGGCACCAACGCCGCCAAGAACGACCGCATCACCACGCTGGACGCCAACAGCTGGTACCTCGTGGGCTACGGCCTGACCAACGTGGACAGCATGGTCACCGAAGTCCAGAACGGTATTTCCTAACATCCCTTTCACCGCCTTAGGTTCCGGCACCGCTGCCGGAACCTAAGGCGAGACCGGACTTTTCTCATGAGCGCTCCCGCCGCGCCTGCCCCAGGCCCCGCTTCTCCCCCCGCATTGCCCCCGCCCTCCACTTCCGCCGCCGTCACCCGACGACGGCGGTTTCCGCGTACCGCGGCCAGCCTGGCGCTGGGGTCCGCAGCGGTCTTCGTGCTGGCTGTGGCGAGCATGTTCATCGGGGTCAGCGACGTTTCGCTGCCCTCGCTGCTGGCCGGGGATCCCGTGGCGTGGCAGGTCTTTTGGGTCAGCCGCGTTCCCCGCACCCTGAGCATCATCCTCGCCGGCATGGCCCTGAGCGTCGCCGGGCTCATCATGCAGCTGATGGCCCGCAACAAGTTCGTGGAACCGGGCACCGTCGGCACCGTGGAGTCCGCATCCCTGGGCATCCTGGTGGTCACCGTCCTGCTTCCCGGCGCCTCCATGATCATGAAGATGTCCACCGCCACCCTGTTCGCGGCAGCCGGAACCGCACTGTTCCTGCTCATCCTGCGCCGCCTGCCGATGCGCAACACGCTGATCGTTCCCCTGGTCGGCATCATGCTCGGCGGCGTCATCTCCGCCGTCACCACCTTTTTCGCTTACCGCACCGACCTGCTGCAAACCCTGAACAGCTGGATGGTCGGAGACTTCTCGGGCGTCCTGCGGGGCCGCTATGAGCTGCTCTGGATCGTCGGCATCCTGACGGTGATCGGCTACCTCGCCGCCGACCGCTTCACCGTCGCGGGCATGGGCGCCGATTTCACCACCAACCTCGGCCTGAACTACAACCGCGTGATGATGCTGGGCCTGGTCATCGTGTCCCTGATCAGCGCCGTCGTCGTCGTCAGCGTGGGTTCCATTCCGTTCCTGGGCCTGATCGTGCCGAACCTGGTCTCCCTGATGATCGGCGACAACGTCCGGCGGGCGGTGCCCTGGGTCGCCGTCTTCGGCGC
This genomic interval from Arthrobacter sp. zg-Y820 contains the following:
- the groES gene encoding co-chaperone GroES codes for the protein MSVSIKPLEDRIVVRPLEAEQTTASGLVIPDTAKEKPQEGEVVAVGPGRVDDNGNRVPVDVSEGDVVIYSKYGGTEVKHGGQEYLVLSARDVLAIVVK
- a CDS encoding GuaB3 family IMP dehydrogenase-related protein, with protein sequence MSNEIEIGRGKRGRRAYSLDDVAIVPSRRTRDPQDVSISWQIDAYEFDMPVMGAPMDSVMSPATAIAMGRLGGLGVLNLEGLWTRYEDPQPLLDEIAVLSEDNFNPAATRRLQEIYEAPIQAELITSRLAEVREAGVTVAGSLTPQRTQEFYKTVLAAGVDIFVIRGTTVSAEHVSKTVEPLNLKQFIYELDVPVIVGGAAGYTPALHLMRTGAAGVLVGFGGGATTTTRRALGIHAPMATAIADIAEARRDYMDESGGRYVHVIADGGMGTSGDIVKAIAMGADAVMLGSALARAEEAPGQGWHWGQEAHHSELPRGDRVRLDTVGPLQEVLWGPSHHTNGTSNLMGALRRAMATTGYSDVKAFQRIEVLVSPYLSNM
- a CDS encoding ABC transporter permease produces the protein MSAPAAPAPGPASPPALPPPSTSAAVTRRRRFPRTAASLALGSAAVFVLAVASMFIGVSDVSLPSLLAGDPVAWQVFWVSRVPRTLSIILAGMALSVAGLIMQLMARNKFVEPGTVGTVESASLGILVVTVLLPGASMIMKMSTATLFAAAGTALFLLILRRLPMRNTLIVPLVGIMLGGVISAVTTFFAYRTDLLQTLNSWMVGDFSGVLRGRYELLWIVGILTVIGYLAADRFTVAGMGADFTTNLGLNYNRVMMLGLVIVSLISAVVVVSVGSIPFLGLIVPNLVSLMIGDNVRRAVPWVAVFGAGFVLACDIIGRTIRYPYEIPVGVIVSAIGSVLFLYLLLRKRAARG
- a CDS encoding siderophore ABC transporter substrate-binding protein; translated protein: MKNTLKSRIVAGTALASLLALSACGAETAATAEEAPEPTNVTVEHAQGTTEVPVNPETVYTFDLGALDTMDALDVDVDGVPAANFPDSLSKFAGDDYTKIGSMKEPDFEAISEGAPDLIIISGRVAASYEELSKIAPTIDLSVDAADPMASFKEATGTLGRIFDKEEAADEKLAAIDKRIEETKTAAADAGTGLVVMTSGGEMTAYGAGSRFGIIHDVLGVTPVAEIKSEGKHGESVTAEYIATKNPDNLFVIDRDTAVGESGEAAVAVLDNELVNGTNAAKNDRITTLDANSWYLVGYGLTNVDSMVTEVQNGIS
- the guaB gene encoding IMP dehydrogenase encodes the protein MSQQSPEHDPFGFIGLTYDDVLLLPGPTDVIPSEADTSSRLSKRITVHTPLLSAAMDTVTESRMAIAMARQGGLGVIHRNLSIPDQAEHVDRVKRSESGMITNPVTIAPDATLLELDDLCAHFRVSGLPVVDEDNKLLGIVTNRDTRFIPRADYPRRLVKEVMTRMPLITGRVGISAEETVELLGKHRIEKLPLVDDDGRLQGLITVKDFDKAEQYPLATKDEEGRLRVGAAIGFFGDGYERAMTLVEAGVDLLVVDTANGHSAGVLEMIARLKKDPAVAHVDIIGGQAATREGAQALIDAGADAIKVGVGPGSICTTRVVAGVGVPQITAIYEASKAAIPAGVPLIADGGLQYSGDIGKAIVAGADTVMLGGLLAGAAESPGDLVFVNGKQFKSYRGMGSLGAMQSRGKNTSYSKDRYFQADVPSDEKLIPEGIEGQVPYRGPLSAVAHQLVGGLRQTMFYTGARTIAELKQKGKFVRITPAGLKESHPHDIMMTAEAPNYGTRR
- the groL gene encoding chaperonin GroEL (60 kDa chaperone family; promotes refolding of misfolded polypeptides especially under stressful conditions; forms two stacked rings of heptamers to form a barrel-shaped 14mer; ends can be capped by GroES; misfolded proteins enter the barrel where they are refolded when GroES binds) — encoded protein: MAKQLEFNDSARRSLEAGVDKLANTVKVTLGPRGRNVVLAKTWGAPTITNDGVTIAREVELDDPYENLGAQLAKEVATKTNDVAGDGTTTATVLAQALVKEGLRNVAAGAAPGQLKRGMEIAVEAVAARLLENAKEVEGNQVAHVAAISAQSMEIGELLAKAFDTVGKDGVITIEESSSTQTELVITEGMQFDKGYLSPYFVTDAERQEAVLEDALILINSGKISSVAEFLPLLEKALGTSKPLFIIAEDIEGEALSTLVVNKIRGTLNVVAVKAPGFGDRRKAMMQDIATLTGAQVVSPDLGLKLDQVGLEVLGSARRITVTKDNTTIVDGSGSESDVADRVAQIRAEIERTDSDWDREKLQERLAKLSGGIGVIKVGAATEVELKEKKHRIEDAVSSTRAALEEGIVAGGGSALVHAAKALDTDPEVVKLEGDAATAVGLVRRALAQPLRWIAENAGAEGMVVVAKVTDLEVNNGFNAATGVYENLIEAGIIDPVKVTRSALRNAASIAALVLTTEALVVEKPADDEEDHGHQH